The following nucleotide sequence is from Candidatus Cloacimonadota bacterium.
TATCAGCAGCATCAGACCTGTACTGAAAATAACATGATGAGCAAAATAATATTCAATAATTTGTAATATTTTTAGCATAGATTTTCCTAGTTAAACTCATTTTTCAAATATTCTCGAACTAAATCAGGAGTCTTCAGTTTACCAAAAAGAAGCATCAGTTTCAATCTCATTTTTGGTCCTTTCAAATCTCCACCCAAGATTGCACCCATCTTCTGAAGATATTTGCCGCCGCCTTCATAACCATATTCCGACAATACTCTTCCAGTGTAGGTTCGCGATACAATTACAATAATAATATTCTTGCTAATTGCTTCCTGAATTTTTGGAACTATTGACCTGGGAACGTTACCTCGACCAAATGCTTCTAAAACAATCGCTTTAACTCCAGAATTAATTGAAGCATCCAGATGATGAGTTCCCATTCCTGAAACACATTTTATCAAATCAATTTTGGTTTCAATTTCGTTAGTTGTAATGCTTTCGTCGATAATTCGCTTGCGATAAAAAATAATTTTATCGGGATCGATAATTCCCAGAAGTCCATATAGCGGAGTTTCAAAAGCATCTGTTTTGCCAGAATCAGTTTTCACAACATCACGAGCGCAATTTATCTCATCGTTCATCACTACCAGCACACCACGATTTACCGATAATTCATCACTTGCAACTCGTACAGCACCAACTATATTTCTGGGTCCGTCCAAACCAAGTTCGGAACCACTTCTCATTGCTGCGGTAAGAACAACAGGTTTATTGGTGGAAAGCATCAGATCAAGAAAATAAGATGTCTCTTCCAAAGTATCAGTTCCGTGTGTTATTACTATACCATCAAAATCTATGATCTTTTCTTCAATCAACTTACCAAGTTTAAACATTTTTCCGGGAGTCATATAAGGGCTGGGGATATTGGTGAATTCATGAACTTTGATTTCTGCAACATCTTGAAGTTGAGGAAATGAATGCAGCATTTCAATTAGTTCATTATTGGGTAGAACACCGAAATTCTTATCGAATTTCATAGCGATCGTGCC
It contains:
- a CDS encoding asparaginase, with translation MKKRILIITTGGTIAMKFDKNFGVLPNNELIEMLHSFPQLQDVAEIKVHEFTNIPSPYMTPGKMFKLGKLIEEKIIDFDGIVITHGTDTLEETSYFLDLMLSTNKPVVLTAAMRSGSELGLDGPRNIVGAVRVASDELSVNRGVLVVMNDEINCARDVVKTDSGKTDAFETPLYGLLGIIDPDKIIFYRKRIIDESITTNEIETKIDLIKCVSGMGTHHLDASINSGVKAIVLEAFGRGNVPRSIVPKIQEAISKNIIIVIVSRTYTGRVLSEYGYEGGGKYLQKMGAILGGDLKGPKMRLKLMLLFGKLKTPDLVREYLKNEFN